A region of the Antedon mediterranea chromosome 4, ecAntMedi1.1, whole genome shotgun sequence genome:
CTTATTATTGGGTCTTTCTTAAATTTtttgaataatgtacagtatgtatttttttagatgGCGCGTTATTTTTTGGTTATTGATCTGGAGGCGACGTGTGTTTACCCGCGACAACATACTGGCAGCCGGAGATAATCGAGATAGGGGCGATTATACTGGATTCGAGACTGAATCAAGTAGGCATTGGATTtctattttgtttgaaaaatatctCATTAAGAGAAGACAAAACGCTTGTAATATGTTCCATGACCACTACCCCTTTTTCAGCCACTTttttaaacgtttttttttataaggtGACCGATGCCTCATCGTATGTATGTGATTTTATTTCAGATCAGTGAATTTCAAGAGTTCGTTAAGCCAGTTGTAAACCCGACATTGTCGCCGTATTGTCTGGATCTTTTGAAGATCACTCAGGTAAATAAgcctatttttaaaaactatgtcatttacatctttaaaaataatcaaaagaAAACTGGTAAATCAAAAAGGGCCATAAATACACTAAAACTGGGTTTTTTCAAAGTTGAAAAGTTTACAATTGTTTTTGGTTCAGGCTGATGTTGAAAATGCGGATACATTTCCTGCGGTTTACGGACGTATGGTGTCGTGGATGGAAGCAAACAGATTGAGGCTCACTTGTTACCAAAACTTTGTCCTAGTCACTGACGGGTACGTAATGCCATAAGGCCTACTGTTTATAGTCGTCATTTTTTCATCAATATTTggtaaataacaatattttggTGTTGTTTTTAGAATCTTTGATTGTAACCAGTATATACGCAATCAATGCAAACTGTCTGGTTTGGAGTATCCAATATGGGCTAAAAGTTTTAGCaacataaaaaaacactttatgtTTGCTCTGCGCACGCGCAAAACTGATGGCAGATCATACAGCATGAGTGAAATGACAGAAACATTGGGTATGTCGTCactatttataattatcattattgcgAAGTGAAAGAATAATGGTCCTGTTTTAGTATAGTAAGGCCTAAATTACTTTAGACCAATTAAATATGACAGCAGGCTATATATTTCAACGTGTCTTTTTATTGGGACCTCGACTCTTGCTGGTTATTAtggttatcattattattactaaaaaaatattacgattgattgaataaagtttacaaatttacaagaattataatataaatgtgttTTGTCATTATAGGAATTAGAATGGACGGTCAGTtacacagagctttagatgatGCCAAGATTGTCGTCAAGATAATGAAAGGTGTTCGAAGGAAGCGCCCGGGGTTTGACTTCAATGCGAATGCACAGTTAAAGAGCAATTGGACTCTTAAGTTTTTCGACTAGGTTTGCGGTAACACGTAAAAAAAACGTATCGATGGTTCGATTAATAATCATTTGTATATTAATCTGAATGAAATGTATCACATTTTCTAATTGGACACATCGTTCTATTTATTACTAGtggcaaaataaaattataaacccCAGCAGGATTTGAACCATTTAAAGCTAATACATTaagcaaaaaaatgtatctttcaacatgcgCCCTCTGTGGCAATATGTTGCCAAGTactacttcactcagtttctgagtgctttcattattatattgtgCGTTATATTAGAGCTACTTGGGGGTAAATGTGAGTTCACACGCGAATGACACACTGTCCATCGTGCAATTCAACAGTGTCTTTATTTCTGGTATCAGGTTTAATTTTGGATATTGGAAATTATTGGTAAACTATTCATTGTGGTGTAGGGTCTGTATCCCAGATAGGCGCGGCCTCTTCTTTAAAACGAATGATTTCGGTACACCATGATAATAGTAAAATGTAAAGTCgggaaactcaacagttctttttataactatacgtggtgtaccgcaaactatACCGTATATCAACATAACAGTTACGGGGAAAATGGCTGTTACAGAGTGACAtaagagttgtcaaaacaatagGCTATCTGTATGACTATCTGATAACTTAACCATATAAAACTCATAGAAAGTGGGAAGCTTTTTGCCATGTTCCCCTGGACTGAAAAGGTGTTGTTGTTACTCATTGCTGATATGGAATTAATTAATACAGGgtctatttatttttataatattattaccgTAATTACGGTAAACAATGATCGGTTACAGGAGAGTTATTacgtaatatataataaaacataataatattataataatctgTCTTGTCATTTGAAATTGTTAGAAACAATAATTAGATTTTTAGCAGTTTATCAGGTAGATACATCTATCTAAAAATACGCTGTTGACTATATCTCGATGCATTAATGAATTTGTGGACTTGTATCTGAGATTTATTGCTCAGTATTTTTAAATCTGCTGATCCGGAAAAATGAGATATTAATGGCGAAAACAATTTCATAATGATTGTGATTCCACTTACAACGGCGTTTTCCTACGACGCAAAGCAAGGACGTGCGCAAAGTTAGGACTTGCGCAAAGTAAGGACGTGCGCGAAGTATTTCACAATATGGCATCATCGGAACTTCTCGTGATTAGTCAACTCGCGTTGTGCTATGTTGTTGTCAACTTTCGTCATTTATGGAATCTATTTATAACTTTCAAATAGAGGCGGGCCTATTCATGtcgtttgtttatttattagtaTTGTTGGTAATCAAGGTTGGTATAAGGTTGAAAGAATGTTCTTTCATACCCTGAAGGGtcgataaagaaataaataaatcattgtcattgtcattgtcaacCCATATAAGCCTATGGAAATTCCCAAATTATTAGCATTGATGAGGAAATAATATAGAGTACGGTATATAAATTGACTATCGATTGGATATTTTACACTGTTGATAAATACTCATCAATCAAGTTTATCTGAACAGAagtttattacattattatagaaTAAGAAGGTAGGTTATGTAAACAATTGTATTGGGAAAATTTTCAATCTAACTCATCTTCTAAATGAAAGATGATCTGAGCAGATTGTATTATGTTTTCTCagaagcgtggttctcactagagactCACAAaatgacgtacgcgcaacgcaagcgaatttactaatgacaagccactgttcgaataatcaaTGGTCAAATCACctatgttgcgttacgtccttgcgttgctagtaggaaaccaagctttaggccTAATGAAATCTACAATGTCTTTTTGTTTAGATGGTTCGCTACAAGTTTCTAGTTATTGATCTGGAGGCGACGTGTAATCAACCCCCGCAGCCACCAGACATGGGACCCGGAGATTTATATTGAGATCGGGGCAGTCTTACTGGATTCAAGACTGAATCAAGTAAGActtcaaacattttaaagtaaaacaagcATAAAGCACAGGTTCTTTCCATTATGACGGACGGCCCCCTCCCACTTACCATTCTTAGAATGATTTTTTCTTCAGATAAGTGAATTTCCGGAGTTCGTTAAGCCAGTTGTAAATCCGCAATTGTCGCCGTTTTGTCTGGATCTTTTGACGATTTATTACACAGGTAAGCCAAGGCATTGTATATCGCTGTGTATATAAACTAAACAATGCTAGCATTTTTCGATATATTCATTATGTTTGTCGTTTGAAATCACGACAATGTATATAGTTTTGATACCACTGCATTATACGTTTCCAAATTTATTACCATTTGTTTAGACACTTCTTTCTTTTCCAgtctgttttaatttcataaattatttgtaaattgaaagatatgctttttaatttattgctaagttatttgaaagaaataaatgttaactttattGATTGATTTGTACATTGGTCATCTTTTTTCAGGATGACGTTGATAATGCGGATACATTTCCAGAGGTTTATAGTCAGATGTTGGCGTGGATGAGAAGTAGCGGATTGCTCCTCGAAGACAAAAACTTCATTCTAGTCACAGACGGGTAATGATCTAACTCTAGATTCAGATGCATGTCTTAAATattatgtttgaatttaaatattCGTTAAATTTcatgaaataattaaaagtaagttattaataatttatatcaattgatttattattgtatcgtaaaattattataatttttcttaCCCTTTTTTCTCTCCAGACTCTTTGATTGTAACCAGTGGTTACAACATCAATGCAAACTCTCTGAAATCGAATATCCGGGATGGGCTAAAAGTTTTAGCaacataaaaaaacactttatgtATGCTGTGCGCACGCGCAAATCTGACCGCAGCTCTTTTACCATAAGTGCAATGACAAAGAGGCTAGGTATGTGATAATGTCTTCTTGTAGATGCATGATATCATCGCTTCAAAAGATTAGGTATAGAGTTTTTCTATCCGCTGATAATAGACACCAAACTATTACTAAATGAAATGTTTGCTAAAGTAACGTAGaggttttatttaattttcggAATTGAAATGGACGGCCAGCtacacagagctttagatgatGCCAAGATTATCGTCAAGATAAGAAAGGTATTCGAGGAAAAATTCGGAGTTTCCGTTCAGTACCAATGAGCGATTCCAGCGGAAATGGACATTAAAGTTgttctaataaatatttttcgGTAAACACATTTAGGCCTagagtataatataataattataattataggcctaattgctCATGTTGTGGGCCCAATCTTCATGATCCGGCCAGCAATCGTCATCTAGGCCTAGTATCATAATATTTCATGACTAATGTAAATCttattgaataaaatttaaaaatttggtACATTTTTAAGTTGATTTACTTTTTAAGATTGTATTCTAAGTTTAAACTTTTGGTAGTATTAATACATAAAttacagt
Encoded here:
- the LOC140046218 gene encoding 3'-5' exoribonuclease 1-like, whose protein sequence is MVSWMEANRLRLTCYQNFVLVTDGIFDCNQYIRNQCKLSGLEYPIWAKSFSNIKKHFMFALRTRKTDGRSYSMSEMTETLGIRMDGQLHRALDDAKIVVKIMKGVRRKRPGFDFNANAQLKSNWTLKFFD